A genomic window from Sporosarcina sp. Marseille-Q4063 includes:
- a CDS encoding nucleoside hydrolase, with protein sequence MTIKKVLIDCDPGMDDSLALILACKSKELDVKAITTVSGNYHVDVTSENALKTLELIGRTDIPVAKGLAKPIVRNLASDPFSHGSDGQAEAFLPVPTKQLEDIHAVDLIIETVKKYPNELYLLALGPLSNIALALIKCPEIKDMIKGIYAIAGAYGLNKYSTANATGDNPQSEWNVFVDPEAADIVFSSGIELTAIGLDVATHFDVNFTEDDLAALSSSENKEAKFLLNMINFVKNRGFESYCVLIDSMAIAALIDETLITTIKGKVGIETKGELTLGMTILDTRHHHTWNKLPEINVAAEADYKRFNDLVLERILDPS encoded by the coding sequence ATGACGATAAAAAAAGTATTGATTGATTGTGACCCTGGAATGGATGATTCTTTAGCACTGATTTTAGCATGTAAAAGTAAAGAGTTAGATGTCAAGGCTATCACAACAGTATCAGGTAATTATCATGTTGATGTGACAAGTGAAAATGCATTAAAAACATTAGAGTTAATTGGAAGAACAGATATTCCAGTTGCAAAAGGATTAGCAAAACCTATAGTTCGTAATCTTGCTTCAGATCCATTTTCACATGGAAGTGACGGACAGGCAGAGGCTTTTCTTCCGGTCCCTACGAAGCAACTGGAAGATATTCATGCGGTTGATTTAATAATTGAAACTGTAAAGAAATACCCTAATGAATTGTATTTATTGGCATTAGGTCCATTATCCAATATTGCTTTAGCCCTAATCAAATGTCCGGAAATTAAAGATATGATAAAAGGTATTTATGCTATTGCAGGTGCCTATGGATTAAATAAATATTCGACAGCAAATGCGACAGGTGATAATCCACAAAGTGAATGGAATGTATTTGTAGATCCTGAAGCAGCAGATATAGTATTTAGTTCGGGAATTGAATTGACAGCAATCGGGCTCGATGTAGCTACTCATTTTGATGTTAATTTCACAGAAGATGATTTAGCCGCGTTATCTTCATCCGAAAATAAGGAAGCAAAATTCCTGCTAAATATGATTAATTTTGTGAAAAATAGAGGATTTGAATCATATTGTGTACTGATTGATTCAATGGCAATAGCTGCATTAATTGATGAAACCTTAATTACTACAATTAAAGGAAAAGTGGGTATTGAAACAAAAGGAGAGCTTACACTAGGTATGACTATTCTGGACACCCGACACCATCATACATGGAATAAACTACCTGAGATAAATGTGGCTGCCGAAGCCGATTATAAAAGATTTAATGATTTAGTGTTAGAAAGAATTTTGGATCCGAGCTGA
- a CDS encoding carbohydrate kinase family protein, which yields MKYIIVSTAVTDETYQHGSLEPTVSLGGAGIYALAGVKIWTDEVILVTGVGSDFNRLHGKWFEDNQIITDHLFIKHEETPKTLVNYFEGGERKETPIFGNEHYRTMEATIDEIKRATHPEVKGIYIFKEADLEFWKAVLEIRKATGFKLMWEINANSANHSQIDNVKTIAEEIDIFSINISEAKTLLIKNDISDIISELFLWTTPFIFLRDGANGAYMIYGDEYVHISSVEQVNVVDATGGGNSSSAGVLYGLCEGFSAYEAGIIGSISASICIQQEGVPANLDYEVRKHANELLKNMR from the coding sequence ATGAAATATATAATTGTTTCAACAGCTGTGACGGATGAAACATATCAACATGGAAGTCTAGAGCCAACAGTTAGCCTCGGTGGTGCGGGAATTTATGCTCTTGCTGGAGTGAAAATTTGGACTGATGAGGTTATCCTAGTAACTGGTGTCGGGTCAGATTTTAACCGTCTTCATGGTAAATGGTTTGAAGATAATCAGATTATAACGGATCATTTATTTATAAAACATGAGGAAACACCAAAGACTCTAGTGAATTATTTTGAAGGTGGGGAAAGAAAAGAGACACCTATATTTGGGAATGAGCACTATAGAACAATGGAAGCTACTATAGATGAAATTAAACGTGCAACACACCCAGAAGTGAAAGGTATTTATATCTTTAAGGAAGCAGATTTGGAATTTTGGAAGGCAGTTCTCGAAATTAGGAAGGCAACTGGATTTAAGTTAATGTGGGAAATCAATGCAAACTCTGCTAATCACAGCCAAATTGATAATGTAAAGACCATTGCCGAAGAAATAGATATATTCTCAATTAATATTTCCGAAGCTAAAACACTTTTAATAAAGAATGATATTAGTGACATTATTTCTGAGCTTTTCTTATGGACAACCCCTTTTATCTTTTTGCGTGATGGTGCAAACGGAGCATATATGATTTATGGAGATGAGTATGTCCATATATCATCTGTAGAACAGGTAAATGTAGTTGATGCGACTGGCGGTGGAAATAGCTCCTCAGCTGGAGTTTTATATGGTTTATGTGAGGGGTTTTCTGCATATGAAGCTGGAATAATTGGGAGTATCTCAGCATCTATTTGCATACAACAGGAGGGTGTACCAGCTAATTTAGATTATGAAGTAAGAAAACATGCAAATGAATTATTAAAAAATATGAGGTGA
- a CDS encoding ADP-ribosylglycohydrolase family protein — MLINYSEDIYAGVLGKIIGVYLGRPVEGLSYEKIREDFDEVDYYVHEKYGVPLVIADDDISGTFGFFKALKDYDYQNLTAKNFGDTWLNYIIEDKTILWWGGLGRSTEHTAYLRLKAGINAPLSGSIELNGRSVAEQIGAQIFVDAIAMSCPNDPDLAVKIIKESASVSHDALAVEAACFLGALQSMAFSEKNIDKLLDSGMKYLSSDYLINAINDVRDVCSTESDWRKVRDYLDSKYGYDLFSGTCHIVPNHLMVIASFILGGDDFQKSIMIATSAGWDTDSNAGNVGALNGIRLGLEGINKGVDFRKPVADLLYVVTSDGGSVITDAVKETYKIVEASYRLQGKEYKRKHKKFSFDFNGSTQGFEPCPQIASSLDIVSVSNSNEISNQNGLLISFKGLARGVTGRVSTPTFINFDQLDKRYSTLASPTIYPKQKVETTFINPTEELVSVRQYILYYDLDNTIKTIYGHSKLLDKGESIYSSSTPDTKGMPIFRLGYEFYTDKRFNQEVIIKEIDWNGAPEEFYQKGMLMNSIWDTNPFWLQTWVSSAKHFAADFKYTFCISHHEENGIATTGSSDWDDYSIESDVMFSLHKKAGLVARSNGHRRYYAIVFEDGERISIISRKDHHVRVLANRKFLYNEDCLYHVKFVVSGNKLSLNIDGEEILFVEDEKNLYSEGSAGFLIEEGTMLADGFIIKKQ, encoded by the coding sequence ATGCTTATAAATTATTCGGAAGATATTTATGCGGGAGTATTGGGGAAAATTATTGGAGTATACCTCGGAAGACCTGTCGAAGGTTTATCTTATGAAAAAATTAGAGAGGATTTTGACGAGGTAGATTATTATGTACATGAAAAATATGGTGTTCCTTTAGTTATAGCCGATGATGATATTTCAGGTACATTTGGATTCTTTAAAGCCTTAAAAGATTACGATTATCAAAATTTAACAGCTAAAAATTTTGGTGATACTTGGTTAAATTACATTATTGAAGATAAAACAATTCTTTGGTGGGGAGGCTTGGGGCGGTCAACAGAGCATACAGCATATTTACGATTAAAAGCTGGTATTAATGCACCTTTAAGCGGATCAATTGAACTTAATGGAAGATCAGTAGCAGAGCAAATTGGTGCTCAAATTTTCGTGGATGCAATTGCTATGTCATGTCCAAATGATCCAGATTTAGCTGTCAAAATAATTAAAGAATCAGCTAGTGTAAGTCATGATGCCCTTGCTGTGGAAGCTGCATGCTTTTTAGGAGCACTTCAATCGATGGCTTTTTCCGAAAAGAATATTGACAAATTATTGGATTCTGGAATGAAATATTTATCTAGTGATTATTTAATAAATGCAATCAATGATGTAAGAGATGTCTGTTCTACGGAATCTGATTGGAGGAAGGTTAGGGATTATTTAGATTCGAAATATGGGTATGATTTATTTTCAGGAACTTGTCATATAGTTCCGAATCATTTAATGGTAATTGCTTCATTTATATTAGGTGGGGACGACTTTCAGAAGTCAATTATGATTGCAACTTCAGCTGGATGGGATACGGATTCTAATGCGGGAAATGTGGGAGCTTTAAACGGTATTCGTTTAGGATTAGAAGGTATTAACAAAGGTGTAGATTTTAGAAAACCAGTAGCTGATTTATTGTATGTAGTAACGTCTGATGGTGGATCTGTAATTACAGACGCAGTGAAAGAAACATATAAAATTGTTGAGGCGAGTTATCGTTTGCAGGGCAAAGAATATAAACGAAAGCATAAAAAATTTTCTTTTGATTTTAATGGATCTACTCAAGGCTTTGAGCCCTGTCCACAAATTGCAAGCAGTCTAGATATTGTTAGTGTATCAAATAGTAATGAAATAAGTAATCAAAATGGATTGTTGATATCGTTTAAAGGTTTAGCTAGAGGGGTTACTGGTCGTGTTTCAACGCCAACATTTATCAATTTTGATCAATTGGATAAACGTTATTCAACCTTAGCTAGCCCAACAATATATCCAAAACAGAAAGTTGAAACAACATTTATAAATCCGACTGAAGAACTAGTTAGTGTAAGGCAGTATATATTATATTATGATTTGGATAATACGATAAAAACTATTTATGGACATTCTAAACTACTAGATAAAGGTGAATCAATCTATTCTAGTTCTACACCCGACACGAAGGGAATGCCAATCTTTAGATTAGGATATGAATTCTATACAGATAAGCGTTTTAATCAAGAAGTTATTATAAAAGAAATTGATTGGAATGGAGCACCGGAAGAGTTTTATCAAAAAGGAATGTTGATGAATTCAATTTGGGATACTAATCCTTTCTGGTTACAGACTTGGGTAAGTTCGGCAAAGCATTTTGCTGCAGATTTTAAATATACATTTTGTATTTCACATCATGAAGAGAATGGCATTGCTACAACAGGTTCTAGTGATTGGGATGATTATTCAATAGAGTCAGACGTGATGTTCAGTCTTCATAAAAAAGCGGGTTTGGTAGCTAGAAGCAATGGTCATAGGAGATATTACGCAATAGTCTTCGAAGATGGGGAGAGAATTTCGATTATATCCAGAAAAGACCATCATGTAAGAGTATTAGCGAATAGAAAATTTTTGTATAACGAGGACTGTTTATATCATGTAAAGTTTGTTGTCAGTGGTAATAAACTTTCTTTAAACATTGATGGAGAAGAGATTTTATTTGTGGAAGATGAAAAAAATCTATATTCCGAAGGCTCAGCAGGCTTTCTAATTGAGGAAGGTACAATGCTTGCAGATGGATTCATTATTAAGAAACAATAG
- a CDS encoding ADP-ribosylglycohydrolase family protein, translating into MKIKRYQNQIYAGVLGKLIGVYLGRPIEGWTYEAIRDSFYDVNYFVHNKVKVPLIVPDDDISGTFVFFRSLEDNNFSVDLTAAQIGDTWLNYIIENRTVLWWGGLSRSTEHTAYLRLKDGINAPQSGSSELNGKSISEQIGSQIFIDGWALACPNQPELAMKLAKEAASVSHDGIAIDAACFIANMEANAFEEKNIFRLIDQGLEQVNNPFLTEIVNDLTEQCQKTNDWRNVREWISKYHGYDKYPGSCPMVTNHLVVLMALIMGEDDFQKSIMIACSAGWDTDCNAGNVGCLNGIRLGLEGIDQGPDFRKAISDRMYVVSADGGSCITDAVIETRKIVKAAAALLGEEDFTESKRFVFEYPGSVQGFMRYTDTLEEQANTRLYNLNEIEDSNGLVIEYEHLSKGNFATVSVDTFIELESKGKEGTSYFEVLASPSLYSTQTIKLEVDSLEVQSPNLKLFIDVYGKGDKLIKYYSPKFNLTKGINFLEWELPNTGGHSIYRFGIELTSEKRLDGRVVIKSIDWKNEPRKFEMKKAIDLTPSMTPWTTDTTWIKSFMSSIENFNPDFAETFSISHSTANGVATIGGTDWEDYSVSSQLIFTNQESAGLVARSKGHRRYYSVLFTNSKLKICKRRDAELIELATVDFNLELDKRYDVIFYLKGETLEVSINGDVMVTAKDDEYRSGGAGFVVNSGAILANGFKVEAIGSIS; encoded by the coding sequence ATGAAAATCAAGAGATATCAAAATCAAATTTATGCAGGAGTACTTGGAAAGTTAATTGGTGTTTATTTAGGAAGACCAATTGAAGGATGGACGTATGAAGCGATTAGGGATTCATTTTACGATGTAAATTACTTTGTTCATAATAAAGTTAAGGTGCCCTTGATTGTACCAGACGATGATATTTCTGGGACCTTTGTATTTTTTAGGTCTTTAGAGGATAATAATTTTTCTGTTGACTTAACAGCTGCCCAAATCGGTGATACATGGTTAAATTATATTATAGAAAATCGGACAGTTTTATGGTGGGGAGGCCTCTCACGCTCTACAGAGCATACTGCATATTTAAGATTAAAGGATGGTATTAATGCACCTCAAAGTGGATCTAGTGAATTGAATGGAAAAAGTATTTCAGAACAAATAGGTTCACAAATTTTTATTGATGGTTGGGCACTAGCCTGTCCTAATCAACCTGAATTAGCCATGAAACTAGCAAAAGAGGCTGCTAGTGTGAGTCATGATGGGATTGCAATAGATGCTGCTTGTTTTATTGCGAATATGGAAGCCAACGCATTTGAAGAAAAGAATATCTTTAGACTGATCGACCAGGGATTAGAACAAGTTAATAATCCATTTTTAACAGAAATTGTAAATGATTTAACCGAGCAATGTCAAAAAACAAATGATTGGCGGAATGTCAGAGAATGGATATCTAAGTACCATGGCTATGATAAGTACCCTGGAAGTTGTCCAATGGTAACCAACCATTTAGTGGTGTTAATGGCATTAATAATGGGGGAGGATGATTTTCAAAAATCAATCATGATTGCGTGTTCAGCGGGGTGGGATACGGACTGTAATGCTGGAAATGTAGGTTGTTTAAACGGTATCCGCTTAGGATTAGAAGGCATAGATCAGGGACCAGATTTCAGAAAGGCAATCAGTGATCGGATGTATGTCGTTTCAGCAGATGGTGGAAGTTGTATAACAGATGCCGTAATAGAAACTAGAAAAATTGTAAAAGCAGCGGCAGCACTTTTGGGAGAAGAAGATTTTACTGAATCGAAAAGATTCGTCTTTGAATATCCAGGATCTGTTCAAGGTTTTATGAGATATACAGACACATTGGAAGAACAGGCAAATACAAGATTATATAATTTAAACGAAATAGAAGATTCCAATGGATTAGTAATTGAATACGAGCATTTATCTAAAGGGAATTTTGCTACAGTTTCGGTAGATACTTTTATTGAATTAGAGTCAAAAGGGAAAGAGGGAACAAGTTATTTTGAAGTACTGGCCTCTCCGAGTCTATATTCTACGCAAACTATAAAATTGGAGGTAGATTCACTTGAAGTGCAATCACCTAATTTAAAACTTTTCATTGATGTATATGGAAAGGGAGATAAACTAATTAAGTATTATAGTCCAAAATTCAATCTTACAAAAGGTATAAACTTTCTGGAGTGGGAATTGCCTAATACTGGAGGGCATTCTATCTATCGATTTGGTATTGAACTAACGAGTGAAAAACGTTTGGATGGAAGAGTAGTTATCAAAAGTATTGATTGGAAAAATGAACCGAGGAAATTTGAAATGAAAAAGGCAATAGATTTAACGCCTAGTATGACGCCTTGGACAACGGATACTACATGGATTAAATCATTTATGAGTTCAATAGAAAATTTTAATCCTGATTTTGCAGAAACTTTCTCTATCTCTCATTCGACTGCTAATGGAGTTGCTACTATTGGAGGAACGGATTGGGAGGATTATAGTGTTTCTTCTCAGTTGATATTTACAAATCAGGAATCTGCTGGATTAGTCGCTCGCTCAAAAGGACATCGAAGATATTATTCAGTATTATTTACGAATAGTAAATTGAAAATTTGCAAAAGAAGAGATGCGGAATTAATAGAGTTAGCTACAGTTGATTTTAATTTGGAATTGGATAAACGATACGATGTTATATTTTATTTGAAAGGAGAAACTTTAGAAGTTAGCATAAACGGAGATGTTATGGTAACTGCTAAAGATGATGAATATAGATCTGGTGGGGCAGGGTTTGTTGTGAACTCTGGAGCGATATTGGCAAATGGGTTTAAAGTTGAAGCAATTGGGTCAATTTCATGA
- a CDS encoding carbohydrate ABC transporter permease, producing MSEVYERRKKKNAYLPHLVLILFSLSALIPLSLVLLNSFKDQRAIVKNPLSWPGTWHFSNYINAWKAANFGPAFMNSILLTGTTVIVVLIAASLAGYALSSKRVKGTKLFMLYFMLAMTVPIQLFLFPLYFVLAKMNLIGNVFAVGVILSAVNMPLAIFLMRTFFMNIPTELEEAAKIDGATTMQVITKVMIPLVRPGLLTVSIIVGIATWNEFLVTSTFLQGQENFTATLGFLSLNNTYNTNQGLMMAASVIMIGPLIIFFLIVQKYFIDGLVGGSVKG from the coding sequence ATGAGTGAAGTTTATGAGCGAAGAAAGAAAAAAAATGCTTATTTACCACATCTAGTATTAATACTATTTTCACTTTCTGCCCTAATACCATTGTCTCTAGTGCTATTAAATAGTTTTAAAGATCAAAGGGCAATCGTAAAAAACCCTTTATCATGGCCGGGAACATGGCATTTTTCAAATTATATTAATGCTTGGAAAGCAGCTAATTTTGGCCCTGCTTTTATGAATAGTATTCTTTTAACTGGCACTACAGTTATTGTTGTATTAATTGCAGCTTCTCTAGCCGGGTATGCATTATCAAGTAAAAGAGTTAAAGGAACTAAACTTTTCATGCTTTATTTTATGTTAGCAATGACAGTTCCAATTCAATTATTTTTATTTCCACTATATTTTGTTTTAGCAAAAATGAATTTAATCGGTAATGTGTTTGCCGTAGGCGTTATTTTATCGGCAGTAAATATGCCACTTGCGATATTTTTAATGAGAACGTTTTTTATGAATATTCCTACTGAACTTGAAGAAGCAGCAAAGATTGATGGCGCAACAACTATGCAAGTTATTACAAAAGTTATGATACCTCTAGTTCGTCCTGGTTTATTAACGGTTAGTATTATTGTTGGTATTGCGACATGGAATGAATTTTTGGTAACATCTACATTTTTGCAGGGACAAGAGAACTTTACAGCTACATTAGGTTTCTTATCCTTAAATAACACTTATAATACCAATCAAGGTTTAATGATGGCTGCATCTGTAATAATGATTGGGCCTTTAATTATCTTCTTTTTAATTGTTCAAAAGTATTTTATTGATGGTTTAGTTGGTGGTTCTGTTAAAGGTTAA
- a CDS encoding carbohydrate ABC transporter permease, whose protein sequence is MGKTFNYILLAPALLISLLVVLIPGILTVFVSFTDWNGVSLSPSFIGLQNFHEIFEDRVFWKSVYNNVQWTIMFITVPVVIGLLTAMLLLKRKNSRSAYQLIFLFPYVLAPATNTMLWSNIIFNPVSGVVGYLNNTLGLPITSPLSSVDTALYAVASVDIWHYWGFLTVVYLAALRQTPSDQIEAAELEGCNGWQLFRYVYFPSIKPTFSIMLVMIIIFSFLTFDYVYLLTGGGPAHATEMLSTYAYTFAFSAFQVGKAASVALFMSLLGLLASSLYIWLNKNELKN, encoded by the coding sequence ATGGGGAAAACGTTTAATTATATCTTACTAGCTCCAGCTCTGTTAATTAGTTTGCTAGTTGTCTTGATACCAGGGATACTAACTGTATTTGTATCGTTTACAGATTGGAATGGTGTATCTCTTAGTCCAAGTTTTATAGGTCTACAAAACTTTCATGAAATATTTGAAGATAGAGTTTTTTGGAAATCCGTTTATAATAACGTCCAATGGACTATCATGTTTATCACGGTACCGGTTGTGATAGGTTTGTTAACGGCGATGTTGTTATTAAAAAGAAAAAATAGCAGGAGTGCATACCAACTAATCTTTTTATTTCCCTATGTTTTAGCTCCTGCTACAAATACGATGCTGTGGTCAAATATAATATTTAATCCAGTATCAGGTGTTGTTGGCTATTTAAATAATACATTGGGGTTACCAATTACATCTCCTTTATCCTCGGTAGATACAGCTTTATATGCAGTAGCTTCGGTTGATATTTGGCATTATTGGGGTTTCCTTACTGTTGTTTATTTAGCAGCATTGAGACAAACGCCATCAGACCAAATAGAGGCAGCTGAATTAGAAGGGTGTAATGGATGGCAGCTATTCAGATATGTTTATTTTCCGTCAATCAAACCAACGTTTAGTATTATGCTTGTCATGATCATTATCTTTTCATTTTTAACTTTCGATTATGTTTACTTATTAACGGGTGGTGGTCCAGCTCACGCGACGGAAATGCTAAGTACTTATGCTTATACTTTTGCATTTTCAGCATTTCAAGTTGGTAAAGCTGCCTCCGTAGCATTGTTTATGAGCCTATTAGGATTATTAGCCTCTAGTTTGTATATTTGGTTAAACAAAAATGAATTAAAGAATTGA
- a CDS encoding ABC transporter substrate-binding protein, whose amino-acid sequence MKRKWMLFIGLLVILMITACSTDDNKGLNSKEEITFWFWGAPPEHQETMREVLVNKYNQSQDQYELVVEFRNSVDKDISVALSAGQGPDIVYGSGPSFVMPFADSNKLEPLDAYAEKYGWEERIIDSVYEMGKVNNELYSLANSLNTEGIFYNKKVLKDNNWEIPKTVEDLEKIMDEAITKGLYASVTGNKGWKPVNENYSSIFLTHFAGKNTVYDALTGSKKWTDPEIVSAIDKSAEWYKKGYLAGDDYMNLAFNESIQLLADERSPFFFGPTLVFQFVSNSFTEDIQENLAFMPFPTVGGSIDQPDYTLGVTATLSINANSKHKDAAAEILDMMMTNEFMNEMTKSWPGYWGVPLKDFQVDVENMPVLSKLYAESIYDMIDGVNNGNFGYYTGVFLPPSAQQVFIDIDSVWLEETTSQKLMDKVQNEFEKDMEKGLIPPIPMPAK is encoded by the coding sequence ATGAAAAGAAAATGGATGTTATTTATTGGATTGCTAGTGATTCTCATGATTACAGCCTGTTCTACAGATGATAATAAAGGATTGAATAGCAAAGAAGAAATTACATTTTGGTTTTGGGGTGCTCCACCGGAACATCAAGAGACTATGAGAGAGGTCTTAGTTAATAAATATAATCAATCCCAAGATCAATATGAGTTAGTAGTTGAATTTAGAAATTCAGTAGATAAAGATATTTCGGTAGCGTTGTCAGCGGGTCAGGGTCCTGATATTGTCTATGGTTCCGGCCCATCATTTGTTATGCCATTTGCTGATTCAAATAAATTAGAACCACTAGATGCCTATGCTGAAAAATATGGATGGGAGGAACGGATTATTGATTCTGTTTATGAAATGGGAAAAGTCAATAATGAATTATATAGCTTGGCAAACTCTTTAAATACAGAAGGAATTTTTTATAATAAAAAGGTGCTCAAAGATAATAACTGGGAAATCCCAAAAACTGTAGAGGATTTAGAGAAAATTATGGATGAAGCAATAACAAAGGGCTTATATGCTTCTGTAACAGGTAATAAAGGCTGGAAGCCAGTTAATGAAAACTACTCGTCAATATTCCTCACTCATTTCGCTGGAAAAAACACTGTATATGATGCGTTAACAGGGAGTAAAAAGTGGACAGATCCAGAAATTGTAAGCGCTATCGATAAGTCCGCAGAATGGTATAAAAAGGGGTATTTAGCTGGTGATGATTATATGAATCTTGCGTTTAACGAGTCTATACAGTTATTAGCAGATGAGAGGTCACCATTCTTTTTTGGTCCAACACTTGTATTTCAATTTGTGTCTAATTCCTTTACGGAGGATATTCAAGAAAATTTAGCCTTTATGCCATTTCCGACAGTAGGAGGATCAATTGATCAACCTGATTATACACTTGGAGTTACTGCAACTTTATCGATTAATGCAAATTCAAAACATAAAGATGCTGCTGCTGAAATATTAGATATGATGATGACAAATGAATTCATGAATGAAATGACAAAATCATGGCCTGGTTATTGGGGAGTTCCTTTAAAAGACTTTCAAGTTGATGTGGAAAATATGCCTGTTCTCTCCAAACTTTATGCAGAAAGTATTTATGACATGATTGATGGAGTTAACAACGGTAATTTCGGATACTATACAGGTGTATTCTTACCTCCATCAGCTCAACAAGTATTTATAGATATTGACTCTGTGTGGCTAGAAGAAACAACAAGCCAAAAGTTAATGGATAAGGTCCAAAATGAATTTGAAAAAGATATGGAAAAAGGATTAATTCCACCTATTCCAATGCCCGCTAAGTGA
- a CDS encoding secondary thiamine-phosphate synthase enzyme YjbQ, whose product MLGNFKLKTRERDIVILNEEIFEFVKESGVKSGTCTIFIPHTTAGLTITSFWDPKGLEDLQDEICRIIPTRIDFKHQHDTPQDAAGHIKSSFIGVTMNLIIDNGELLVGHSQGIYFLEFDGPRNREYFVKIQADEQNEGETE is encoded by the coding sequence ATGCTGGGAAATTTCAAGTTGAAAACTCGAGAAAGAGATATTGTTATCTTAAATGAAGAAATATTTGAATTTGTTAAGGAAAGTGGTGTGAAAAGTGGGACATGCACAATTTTTATACCCCATACAACAGCAGGATTAACCATTACATCCTTTTGGGATCCAAAAGGTTTGGAAGATCTACAAGATGAAATTTGCAGAATAATCCCAACAAGAATTGATTTTAAGCATCAACATGATACACCACAGGATGCGGCAGGACATATAAAATCTTCATTTATTGGTGTAACGATGAATTTGATAATTGATAATGGCGAATTACTAGTAGGTCACTCACAAGGAATATACTTTTTAGAATTTGATGGACCGAGGAATAGGGAGTACTTTGTTAAAATTCAAGCTGATGAACAAAATGAGGGGGAAACGGAATGA
- a CDS encoding SIS domain-containing protein: protein MLDFDNAMRRQVFSLPELIKQQYEDLEPKTRKLLSTPEIFSIQRIILTGCGDSYAAGLATKHIFELLTGIPTEVVTSIELSRLYDKKQLGFSPNNPLVIAVSHSGTVARVGESIERANKYGAFTVGVTANQESYLGKKSQRTLDLEVPSFESSPGVRSYLVSVLSLLLLAIRFGEVRGKYTMDKANDYRADIMEQSNLLSNTLQDLDRKMFEVSSEWKKMDAFDFIGAGFDYAAAWYGHAKVFEGTGKYAMHVNTEEWLHLNFFMRKVDKIGTVIFANSTNPSYSRAKEVIGYSATELGRPTLVISDVNQSEFPINCKIVATPKTKYPITMPLTQFVPAALLSGYIAEMIGEEDGRGCKGNWSFAENGNAVKNSEIIVD, encoded by the coding sequence TTGTTGGATTTTGATAATGCAATGAGAAGACAAGTATTTAGTTTACCCGAATTAATTAAACAGCAATACGAAGATCTTGAACCAAAAACAAGAAAGCTTTTATCTACACCTGAAATATTCTCAATTCAAAGAATAATTTTAACGGGTTGTGGTGATTCCTATGCTGCTGGTTTGGCTACAAAGCACATTTTTGAATTATTAACAGGTATCCCAACTGAAGTAGTTACCTCAATAGAATTAAGTAGACTTTATGATAAAAAACAATTGGGTTTTTCACCTAATAATCCGTTAGTAATCGCAGTAAGCCATTCTGGAACTGTAGCAAGGGTTGGGGAATCAATAGAGCGTGCAAATAAATATGGTGCATTTACAGTGGGTGTAACTGCAAATCAAGAATCATATTTAGGGAAGAAGAGTCAACGGACTTTAGATCTTGAAGTTCCATCATTTGAATCTAGCCCTGGAGTAAGAAGTTACTTAGTTTCCGTGCTCTCTCTATTATTATTGGCTATTAGATTTGGTGAGGTCAGGGGGAAATATACAATGGACAAAGCTAATGATTATCGTGCCGATATAATGGAACAATCAAATTTGTTAAGCAATACATTACAAGATCTCGATAGAAAAATGTTTGAAGTATCTTCTGAATGGAAGAAAATGGACGCATTTGATTTTATAGGTGCGGGATTTGATTATGCTGCAGCTTGGTATGGACACGCTAAAGTCTTCGAAGGAACTGGTAAGTATGCTATGCATGTTAACACAGAGGAGTGGTTACATTTAAACTTCTTCATGAGGAAGGTCGATAAGATTGGCACAGTGATATTTGCAAATTCAACTAATCCAAGTTATTCAAGAGCAAAGGAAGTGATTGGCTATTCTGCAACTGAACTAGGCCGACCAACACTCGTTATATCAGATGTTAATCAATCCGAGTTTCCAATTAACTGTAAGATTGTTGCCACTCCGAAAACCAAGTATCCAATCACAATGCCACTAACACAATTCGTACCTGCAGCGCTTTTAAGTGGATATATCGCCGAAATGATAGGGGAAGAAGATGGGAGGGGTTGTAAGGGAAACTGGTCGTTTGCAGAGAATGGAAATGCAGTGAAAAATAGCGAAATAATAGTTGATTAA